A stretch of bacterium DNA encodes these proteins:
- a CDS encoding bifunctional oligoribonuclease/PAP phosphatase NrnA translates to MKKALTMSDDALQQAVSVIRNGRTFGVVSHVDPDGDAVGSIIAAMLMLRRLGKEVRSLQNDTIPDIYNFLPGYPLAAKVDAAPRRLGPGELDCVMIFDSSSFSRVAWDYDDRSVPAKKVINTDHHKDNALFGDVNIVDGKASSASELLFGIIDAFGMGDDVQIATNLFTGISTDTGSFSYSNTTPAALVITSRLVETGIDVAGITKHLECNFTLPRLVFFGKVLASAQSTEDGSLVWIVGTEKMRRESAFGGSTEQFTNYAMKVRAAEVAIFFSQDGADRCKVSIRSRGQIDARLLAASFGGGGHERAAGCIVRGSLDSVISDVVEAARSELKQAASSRRKASLD, encoded by the coding sequence GTGAAAAAGGCTCTGACGATGAGCGATGATGCGCTTCAGCAGGCAGTGTCAGTCATTCGCAATGGCCGGACGTTCGGGGTAGTCTCCCACGTTGACCCGGATGGCGATGCGGTCGGAAGCATCATTGCGGCAATGCTGATGCTTCGCAGGCTGGGCAAGGAAGTCCGCTCGCTTCAGAATGACACGATCCCCGACATCTATAACTTTCTGCCCGGATACCCGCTTGCTGCAAAGGTTGATGCCGCGCCTCGCCGGCTGGGACCGGGCGAACTGGACTGTGTGATGATCTTTGACAGTTCCTCGTTCTCCCGTGTCGCGTGGGACTACGACGATAGAAGTGTCCCGGCCAAGAAAGTGATCAACACCGATCACCACAAGGACAATGCACTCTTCGGAGATGTGAACATTGTTGACGGCAAAGCCTCGAGCGCATCAGAGTTACTCTTTGGCATTATCGATGCGTTTGGCATGGGTGATGACGTCCAGATCGCCACGAACCTATTCACCGGTATCTCGACAGACACGGGCTCCTTCTCGTACTCGAACACGACTCCGGCGGCGCTTGTGATCACGTCGCGGCTGGTCGAAACGGGCATAGATGTGGCGGGCATAACGAAACATCTGGAATGCAACTTCACGTTGCCGAGACTCGTGTTTTTTGGCAAAGTTTTGGCTTCCGCTCAGTCCACTGAGGATGGCTCGCTCGTGTGGATCGTGGGGACAGAGAAGATGAGGCGCGAGTCGGCATTTGGGGGTTCAACGGAGCAGTTCACCAACTATGCGATGAAGGTTCGTGCGGCGGAGGTAGCGATCTTCTTTTCACAGGATGGCGCCGACCGATGCAAAGTTAGCATCCGTTCGAGAGGGCAGATTGATGCCCGGTTGCTGGCGGCGTCGTTTGGTGGAGGTGGCCACGAGCGGGCGGCAGGCTGCATTGTGCGCGGGAGCCTTGATAGTGTAATCTCCGATGTGGTCGAGGCTGCTCGCAGCGAATTGAAACAGGCGGCCAGTTCGCGCCGCAAAGCTTCATTGGATTAG
- a CDS encoding tetratricopeptide repeat protein: protein MKTTPRDTAIFLTFVILALIARFGYLVQTADSFMGQLVVCDSKLYQARAAEILQGHIVPNEAFRLSPLYPYLLAAGYYVSGIIKPYVVKLWQALLGALSCGLTYLLARRLFGSKAGVAAGILYLLFGPLMFTESLILLESSMCFLHLLFLFLLVAAFDKRSPPLAGAAGLALGLTALLRGNVLLYVPAIMLFALWRPHDGRRQAARRLVLPLVIGLSVPLSFSITANYLAERDFVLLSSNAGYNFYVGNRPGASGVYDRIRQFRNVASHINIDPDGRDFARAVTGKSLSPSEASQFWFRTTLRSIQGKWGGTSLLFLKKVGLFFNRHELPQMYWFGVARESSTLLKLMPISFAIITPLALFGLILAFARPGPQRLLATFVVLYVLSIAIFFVVARYRIPIVPLLLVFSGATIAWWLDRLRPGSVIKMLKPALLLAVLAVPAFLPIQVHRPAVVYADYAAHCLAHGILDQASAFAQKAHELAPKESFPIFIMARIAHVNGDITSAIQLYRKAVQAKSPQPAYFSSLADALRSTGDFDGARQALEAGLILAPSDLLCLVQLGQLLQSSGDIAGARAAYQKAVASHPDSAMALFNLGQLEAKTGDVELARRHLDEAARLDPNRPEIKKAQESLRNAARDDRE from the coding sequence ATGAAGACAACGCCAAGAGATACTGCCATATTCCTAACCTTTGTTATCCTTGCCCTAATAGCGAGGTTCGGCTACCTCGTTCAAACAGCCGATTCATTCATGGGACAGCTCGTTGTCTGCGACAGCAAACTATATCAGGCCCGAGCCGCAGAGATACTTCAGGGGCACATCGTCCCGAACGAGGCCTTTCGGCTCAGCCCACTCTATCCGTATCTCTTAGCGGCCGGATACTACGTATCGGGCATTATAAAGCCCTATGTCGTAAAGCTGTGGCAGGCGCTTCTGGGCGCGCTCTCGTGCGGCCTAACCTACCTTCTCGCGAGGCGCCTATTCGGCAGCAAAGCCGGCGTCGCTGCCGGCATCCTATACCTTCTGTTTGGCCCGCTCATGTTTACGGAGAGCCTCATCTTGCTGGAGAGCTCGATGTGCTTCTTGCACCTCTTGTTCCTTTTCCTGTTGGTTGCAGCGTTCGACAAACGCTCACCGCCTCTGGCCGGAGCAGCTGGCCTTGCGCTTGGCCTTACTGCTCTTCTGCGGGGGAACGTCCTGCTATACGTGCCGGCGATTATGCTGTTTGCACTGTGGCGACCGCACGATGGCCGGCGCCAGGCTGCTCGACGCCTCGTGCTCCCGCTCGTAATCGGTTTGTCGGTCCCGCTGTCGTTCTCCATCACGGCCAACTACTTGGCTGAACGCGACTTCGTCCTGCTGAGCTCGAATGCCGGATACAACTTCTATGTAGGAAACCGGCCCGGCGCGAGCGGGGTATATGACAGGATCAGGCAGTTCAGAAACGTCGCGTCCCACATAAACATCGATCCTGACGGCCGAGACTTCGCCCGGGCCGTGACCGGCAAGAGTCTCTCTCCGTCCGAGGCGTCTCAGTTCTGGTTCAGGACCACGCTCAGAAGCATTCAAGGCAAGTGGGGAGGGACTTCTCTGCTGTTTCTCAAGAAAGTCGGCCTCTTCTTCAACAGACACGAGCTGCCGCAGATGTATTGGTTCGGCGTGGCCCGTGAAAGCAGCACACTTCTGAAGCTTATGCCCATCTCTTTTGCCATCATCACGCCTCTTGCACTGTTCGGCCTCATCCTCGCCTTCGCCAGACCAGGTCCGCAGCGACTACTGGCCACCTTCGTCGTTCTCTACGTTCTCTCAATCGCCATTTTCTTCGTGGTCGCCCGATATCGAATCCCGATAGTTCCTCTCCTGCTCGTATTCTCAGGCGCAACCATAGCGTGGTGGCTGGACCGCCTCCGCCCAGGCTCGGTTATCAAAATGCTGAAACCGGCTCTCCTGCTCGCAGTTCTCGCCGTGCCCGCCTTCTTGCCAATCCAGGTCCACAGACCTGCCGTGGTCTATGCTGATTATGCCGCACACTGCCTCGCCCATGGCATCCTGGACCAAGCGTCCGCCTTCGCCCAAAAGGCGCACGAGCTTGCCCCGAAGGAGAGTTTCCCCATCTTCATCATGGCCCGGATAGCACACGTGAACGGCGACATCACCTCTGCAATCCAGCTATACCGCAAGGCGGTCCAGGCCAAGTCGCCACAGCCGGCCTACTTCTCGTCTCTCGCGGACGCGCTGCGCTCAACAGGCGATTTCGATGGGGCGCGGCAAGCCCTGGAAGCAGGACTAATCCTTGCGCCTAGCGATCTGTTATGTCTCGTGCAGCTGGGCCAGCTCCTCCAGAGCAGCGGCGACATCGCCGGCGCAAGGGCGGCCTACCAAAAGGCTGTCGCATCACATCCAGATTCGGCAATGGCTCTTTTCAACCTCGGACAACTCGAGGCCAAAACCGGAGATGTCGAACTAGCGAGGCGCCACCTAGACGAGGCCGCTCGCCTCGATCCGAACAGGCCGGAGATAAAGAAGGCCCAGGAGTCCCTGAGAAATGCGGCTCGCGACGACCGGGAATAA
- the coaD gene encoding pantetheine-phosphate adenylyltransferase: MTTLALYPGTFDPITLGHLDVVRRTLGIFDEVVVGIARNMSKTTTFSGEERLAMVQGSLAELGLEPGSRAQMFAGLTVEFAARVGATSIIRGIRAIADFETEFQMTLMNRNLRHKIETVFLMPSERYSYVSSSLVKEICSLGGDVSNLVTGCVLRALDAKLSRD, from the coding sequence ATGACTACGCTCGCGCTGTATCCTGGAACATTCGACCCGATCACGCTCGGGCATCTTGATGTTGTTCGTCGCACGCTCGGCATATTCGATGAGGTCGTTGTGGGCATCGCACGAAACATGAGCAAGACAACGACATTCTCGGGGGAAGAGCGTCTAGCGATGGTGCAGGGGTCGCTTGCGGAGCTTGGTCTTGAGCCGGGCTCGCGGGCGCAGATGTTTGCTGGCCTGACGGTTGAATTCGCCGCGAGGGTGGGCGCGACCTCGATCATCCGAGGCATCAGGGCAATAGCGGATTTCGAGACGGAGTTCCAGATGACGCTGATGAACCGCAATCTTAGGCACAAGATTGAGACCGTATTCTTGATGCCGAGCGAGCGTTATTCTTACGTGAGTTCAAGCCTAGTCAAGGAGATATGCTCCCTGGGGGGGGACGTGAGTAACCTCGTGACCGGGTGTGTGCTTCGCGCGCTGGATGCGAAGCTTTCGAGGGACTGA
- the trmD gene encoding tRNA (guanosine(37)-N1)-methyltransferase TrmD, with protein MLTAHVITLFPGAFDSFLAHSLVARAQEFNAISIHVHDLRDFAHDNHRSVDDMPFGGGPGMVLMPGPLFEAVESIKQEADIDRVILMTPQGRLMRQKTVSELSKMRGIVVICGRYEGVDERVREHLVTDELSVGDYVLAGGELPAMVVLEAIARLLPGVVGCSESTFDESHSFAMLEYPQYTRPSKFRGWKVPKALLSGDHQRIERWRARQSLLRTLLRRPDLVAGWWNDQGGRDETQKRLLAALNDD; from the coding sequence ATGCTAACTGCGCACGTCATTACGCTATTCCCCGGCGCATTTGATTCATTTCTTGCTCATTCACTTGTGGCAAGAGCCCAAGAGTTCAACGCCATTTCAATTCATGTTCACGACTTGCGGGATTTCGCCCATGACAATCACCGGTCAGTTGATGATATGCCGTTCGGAGGCGGCCCGGGGATGGTTTTGATGCCCGGTCCGCTCTTCGAGGCGGTGGAGAGCATCAAACAAGAGGCGGACATTGACAGGGTGATACTGATGACCCCTCAAGGCCGGCTGATGAGGCAAAAGACGGTTTCGGAGCTGTCCAAGATGCGAGGCATAGTGGTCATCTGCGGACGTTATGAGGGCGTGGATGAGCGAGTCAGGGAGCATCTGGTAACGGATGAGCTGTCGGTTGGCGATTATGTCCTCGCAGGCGGAGAACTGCCTGCCATGGTGGTTCTTGAGGCGATAGCGAGATTGCTTCCGGGCGTTGTGGGGTGTTCCGAATCTACATTTGACGAATCGCACAGTTTTGCTATGCTCGAATATCCTCAATACACGAGGCCGTCCAAGTTTAGGGGCTGGAAGGTGCCCAAGGCCCTTCTTTCTGGCGATCACCAGAGGATTGAGCGGTGGCGGGCGCGGCAGTCACTTTTGCGGACGCTTTTGAGGCGGCCAGACCTGGTGGCCGGGTGGTGGAACGACCAGGGGGGAAGGGACGAGACCCAGAAGAGGCTCTTGGCTGCGCTGAACGATGACTAG
- a CDS encoding KH domain-containing protein: MKELIEQIARALVDEPEQVQVTEMGSDKTLVLELHVAQNDLGKVIGRQGRTARAMRTILDAASKKMRKRAVLEIVE, from the coding sequence ATGAAGGAGCTAATAGAGCAGATAGCCAGAGCTCTGGTTGATGAGCCGGAGCAGGTTCAGGTAACCGAAATGGGTAGTGATAAGACTTTGGTTCTTGAGCTCCATGTGGCACAGAACGACCTGGGTAAGGTAATCGGAAGACAGGGGCGGACCGCCAGAGCGATGCGAACTATTCTGGACGCCGCATCCAAAAAAATGAGAAAAAGAGCAGTTCTGGAGATCGTAGAGTAG
- the truB gene encoding tRNA pseudouridine(55) synthase TruB — translation MSNRSANVNVFEPFGLLNVSKPRSKTSFEVVGLLRKLLHVKKVGHTGTLDPIASGVLLLCVGRATRLLDYLMGLPKSYVAWMKLGVTTDTLDSTGKVLEVREVPEFSSEDIEPVLNQFREHIKQVPPMFSAIKRDGKKLYVLARQGVQTSVEPRDVTIHELELQSLSRSTVQLGISCSKGTYIRSLCADIGEKLGCGAHVFRLHRTKIGVWGIDDALPYSRVFALSRDEILDKLEPIEHILPEFVRGEVSPTAEHYALNGLSIDIDQVRLTSDVSVGDPVILRTWRGELIGIFRATEPSADDLVRRPSLPMVLKAEKVLLTSSPPKSYPTRDTKPSYPARSKRPYDKNRGSGRGGRSRRYSGGRPPSTHSQ, via the coding sequence TTGAGCAATAGATCAGCTAACGTGAATGTGTTCGAGCCCTTTGGGCTACTGAACGTGTCAAAGCCGAGGAGCAAGACCTCTTTTGAGGTGGTAGGTCTGCTCAGGAAACTGCTGCACGTCAAGAAAGTGGGTCATACAGGGACATTGGACCCCATCGCAAGCGGCGTCCTGCTCTTGTGTGTTGGCAGGGCGACGAGGCTGCTTGACTATCTCATGGGGCTGCCGAAATCCTACGTTGCCTGGATGAAGTTGGGCGTGACAACTGACACGCTCGATTCAACCGGCAAAGTTCTGGAGGTCCGGGAGGTCCCGGAGTTTAGCTCTGAGGATATCGAGCCAGTTCTTAACCAGTTCAGGGAACACATTAAGCAGGTTCCCCCAATGTTTTCCGCGATCAAGCGGGACGGCAAGAAGCTGTATGTTTTGGCCCGGCAAGGCGTTCAAACAAGTGTAGAGCCGAGGGATGTCACGATTCACGAGCTTGAGCTTCAATCGCTCTCGAGATCAACGGTGCAGCTGGGAATAAGCTGTTCTAAGGGCACCTATATCAGGTCACTCTGTGCTGATATCGGTGAGAAACTCGGCTGTGGTGCTCACGTTTTCAGGCTGCACCGAACTAAGATCGGTGTCTGGGGCATTGACGATGCGCTGCCATACAGCCGCGTCTTCGCGCTCAGCAGGGACGAGATACTGGACAAGCTGGAGCCAATTGAGCACATCTTGCCCGAATTCGTGCGCGGTGAGGTCTCTCCCACGGCCGAGCACTATGCGCTCAACGGCCTTTCGATCGACATCGATCAGGTGAGACTGACAAGTGATGTTTCGGTGGGTGATCCTGTAATACTTCGCACCTGGCGTGGCGAGCTCATCGGCATATTTCGAGCTACGGAGCCATCTGCCGACGACCTAGTGCGTCGTCCGAGCTTGCCGATGGTTCTCAAGGCGGAGAAGGTCCTGCTGACATCGTCGCCTCCCAAGAGCTATCCAACTCGGGACACTAAACCAAGTTACCCAGCTCGCTCGAAACGACCCTACGACAAGAATCGGGGCTCGGGCAGGGGAGGCCGCTCACGGAGATATTCGGGCGGAAGACCACCGAGTACACACTCACAGTAA
- the rimM gene encoding ribosome maturation factor RimM (Essential for efficient processing of 16S rRNA), with translation MALGPMNPNYCTVGKIVKPHGLRGEVKVIPMTDFPERFGLRREVFLEPPDEPTLMVVESTRPHKNAFLVKFKGVDTISDAESLVDRFVRVPDEWLPALEEGTYYWHQLEGLSVIDDGEGDIGKVDHIFRAGEFGNDVLVVVGDAGERLVPMIDEVILKVDLDGGVIRVRLQEGT, from the coding sequence ATGGCGCTAGGACCAATGAACCCAAACTACTGCACAGTAGGAAAGATAGTGAAGCCTCACGGGCTCCGGGGAGAGGTCAAGGTTATCCCAATGACCGATTTCCCCGAGCGATTTGGATTGAGGCGGGAGGTTTTTCTTGAGCCGCCCGATGAGCCGACTCTGATGGTAGTAGAGTCGACAAGACCTCACAAGAACGCTTTTCTGGTGAAGTTCAAGGGGGTTGACACGATTTCCGATGCCGAGTCGCTGGTTGACAGGTTTGTCCGGGTCCCGGATGAGTGGCTTCCTGCACTGGAGGAGGGGACTTACTATTGGCACCAGCTCGAAGGACTCTCGGTTATAGATGACGGCGAGGGCGACATTGGCAAGGTTGATCATATCTTCCGGGCGGGGGAGTTTGGCAACGATGTGTTGGTCGTGGTCGGCGATGCGGGCGAGCGGCTGGTCCCTATGATCGATGAGGTCATTCTCAAGGTCGATCTTGACGGGGGAGTGATTCGCGTGCGCTTGCAGGAGGGGACGTAG
- the rbfA gene encoding 30S ribosome-binding factor RbfA, protein MHTYNRSDRIEHQVQKEVCELLLRKVKDPRINCITVTGVKVTHDLRQARIYYTLPRRDKERSDEVEEGLKSATSFVRAELGKRLRLRRVPEICFIKDEFYEQALRVSESIARLEREGEKGSDDER, encoded by the coding sequence ATGCACACATATAATCGCTCTGATCGTATCGAGCACCAGGTCCAGAAAGAGGTCTGTGAGCTGTTGCTCAGGAAGGTTAAAGACCCCCGCATCAACTGCATCACGGTTACGGGAGTGAAGGTAACGCACGACTTGAGGCAGGCACGAATCTACTACACGCTGCCTCGGCGAGATAAGGAGCGTTCGGATGAGGTGGAAGAAGGGCTAAAGAGCGCAACCAGCTTCGTGCGGGCCGAGCTCGGCAAGAGACTGCGGCTAAGGAGGGTGCCGGAGATATGCTTCATTAAGGACGAGTTTTACGAGCAGGCGCTGCGTGTGTCCGAATCGATCGCTAGGCTTGAGAGAGAGGGTGAAAAAGGCTCTGACGATGAGCGATGA
- the argS gene encoding arginine--tRNA ligase, whose protein sequence is MIQDILRSAFVDALNAAAKEHGWQLPEGLLVTFGVPKSEDLGDYSCNIAMVLAKHLGANPRRLADAIAANIGEEQGIIKRLQVAGPGFINIFLEDVWWQETIREILNDRAEYGKQQSDAPRTVQIEFVSANPVGPLNVVSARAAALGDSMANLLQATGHTVEREYYVNDAGNQALLFGQSVASRYMALIGRDYPFPENGYMGDYIEDVARLIYEKNGREFEDMNDEAVFNRFNATALGKMIALQRRTLLDYGVEFDVWFSDRNLREHGALQQVMAILDDGGKAFESEGAKWFRATDYGDNRDRVLVKKDGEATYLLGDLAYHRDKYERGFDLLIDILGPDHQGQVDGLLGGVEAMGYYPKRLTIIISGHIRLLKDGEALAMSKRAGEFISMAELLADVGKDAARFFFLLRGASSHLDFDMDLAKKETPENPVYYVQYAHARVCSIFKKAAEKGVEYSEDLLAADLSLLDADEVRIAKRLCRFPELIERAAAKLEPHNVCYFLIDLASDFHSYYNKTKVLTDDPALTSARLALSAAVRQVIANGLALIGVSAPQAM, encoded by the coding sequence ATGATACAGGACATTCTGAGATCAGCATTCGTAGATGCGCTCAACGCGGCCGCTAAGGAGCATGGCTGGCAGCTGCCAGAAGGCCTGCTGGTGACGTTCGGGGTCCCTAAGTCGGAAGACCTGGGCGATTACAGCTGCAACATCGCCATGGTTCTGGCCAAGCATCTGGGTGCAAATCCGAGGCGGCTTGCCGACGCGATTGCGGCCAACATCGGCGAGGAACAAGGGATCATCAAGCGGCTTCAGGTAGCCGGGCCCGGCTTCATCAACATCTTCCTTGAGGACGTGTGGTGGCAGGAGACCATCCGCGAGATACTGAACGACCGCGCTGAATACGGGAAACAGCAATCGGACGCGCCTCGAACAGTCCAGATCGAGTTCGTGAGCGCAAATCCCGTCGGACCGCTGAACGTCGTTAGCGCACGGGCTGCTGCGCTGGGCGATTCGATGGCGAACCTGCTTCAGGCCACGGGCCACACCGTTGAGCGGGAGTACTACGTCAACGACGCCGGCAATCAGGCCCTCCTTTTCGGGCAGTCCGTCGCCTCCCGATACATGGCTCTCATCGGTCGCGATTACCCCTTCCCAGAAAACGGCTACATGGGCGATTACATCGAGGACGTTGCGCGTTTGATATACGAGAAGAACGGGCGCGAGTTCGAGGACATGAACGACGAGGCGGTCTTCAATCGATTCAACGCGACCGCGCTTGGCAAGATGATAGCACTTCAACGGCGGACGCTCCTCGACTACGGCGTCGAGTTCGACGTCTGGTTCAGCGACCGCAATCTGCGTGAACATGGCGCCTTACAGCAGGTCATGGCCATTCTGGATGATGGCGGAAAGGCGTTTGAGTCCGAGGGCGCCAAGTGGTTCAGGGCGACTGACTATGGCGACAATCGCGACCGCGTCCTCGTCAAGAAGGACGGCGAGGCAACGTATCTGCTCGGCGATCTGGCGTATCACAGAGACAAGTACGAGCGCGGCTTCGACCTTCTGATCGACATTCTCGGCCCCGACCACCAGGGGCAAGTTGACGGCCTTTTGGGCGGGGTTGAGGCGATGGGCTACTATCCCAAGAGGCTGACGATAATCATCTCGGGCCACATCAGGCTGCTGAAGGATGGCGAGGCGCTCGCCATGTCGAAGCGGGCGGGCGAGTTCATCTCGATGGCCGAGCTCTTGGCGGACGTTGGCAAGGACGCCGCGCGGTTCTTCTTCCTTCTGCGAGGCGCCTCATCCCACCTCGACTTCGACATGGACCTCGCCAAGAAGGAGACGCCCGAAAATCCCGTCTATTACGTGCAGTACGCCCACGCCCGCGTGTGCAGCATCTTCAAGAAGGCCGCCGAGAAGGGCGTGGAATACAGCGAGGACCTCCTCGCCGCGGACCTCTCCTTGCTTGACGCGGACGAGGTCCGCATCGCCAAGCGGCTATGTCGGTTTCCCGAGTTAATCGAGCGTGCTGCCGCCAAGCTCGAGCCGCACAACGTCTGCTACTTTCTGATCGACCTCGCGTCCGATTTCCACAGCTACTACAACAAAACGAAGGTCCTGACCGACGACCCCGCACTGACAAGCGCCCGCCTCGCCCTCTCCGCCGCCGTCCGCCAGGTCATCGCCAACGGCCTCGCGCTGATCGGCGTCTCCGCCCCCCAGGCGATGTGA
- a CDS encoding cytochrome c biogenesis protein CcdA, with the protein MQEVQSVSWLVAFLAGLASFLSPCVLPIIPSYLAFITGLSLSELTGEKKYGKIRRTTIISTLCFILGFSVVFISLGAGASKIGLLLQEHMAIISKVAGVIVVIFGLYIMGVLKIRFLTKYKQVEIKSKPAGYIGSFLIGIAFSLGWTPCVGPILGAILLYASQSNTVWQGVYLLSFYSLGMAIPFFLTSIAVDSALGYFTKIKKHMRKINIAAGILLILVGIMIFTGSLSSIVNEYLAPLFTSDV; encoded by the coding sequence ATGCAGGAAGTCCAAAGCGTATCTTGGCTGGTAGCTTTTCTCGCGGGACTCGCGAGTTTCTTATCACCATGCGTTCTGCCTATCATCCCCTCTTATCTAGCCTTCATTACGGGGCTATCGCTCTCTGAACTGACCGGTGAGAAGAAGTATGGCAAGATAAGAAGGACGACTATCATCAGCACCTTATGCTTTATATTGGGCTTCAGCGTCGTTTTCATCTCGCTCGGCGCTGGGGCCAGCAAGATCGGCCTGTTGCTTCAGGAGCACATGGCGATCATCAGCAAGGTCGCCGGCGTCATCGTCGTGATCTTTGGCCTGTACATCATGGGCGTTTTGAAGATCCGCTTTCTCACCAAGTACAAGCAGGTGGAGATCAAGAGCAAACCAGCCGGATACATCGGCTCGTTTCTTATCGGTATCGCGTTCTCGCTGGGCTGGACGCCGTGCGTGGGGCCTATACTCGGCGCGATTTTGCTCTATGCGAGCCAGTCAAACACGGTCTGGCAGGGCGTCTATCTCTTGTCCTTCTACTCGCTGGGCATGGCCATCCCATTCTTCCTGACCTCGATCGCAGTCGATAGCGCACTGGGCTACTTCACCAAGATCAAAAAGCACATGCGCAAGATAAACATCGCAGCCGGCATTCTGCTGATACTGGTCGGGATCATGATCTTCACTGGCTCACTCTCGTCCATAGTGAATGAGTATCTCGCTCCGCTCTTCACCAGCGACGTATAA
- a CDS encoding aldehyde dehydrogenase, with translation LMNEAIVSAGGPANVLCCMADPTIDTGKALMKHDGIGLLVVTGGPAVVKVAMASGKKVIAAGPGNPPVVVDETADLELAAREIVNGASFDHNVLCVSEKEIFVVGSVADELKRGMAANGAYELSPDELAAVLKVVYTDYEPSKYVKNLTVNRKLIGRHASKIMQAAGLSLAQGKRLLIVETDRQHPLVMREMLMPLVPLVRARNVDDAIDWAYLAEQNCFHTAMMYSRNIANLSRMASRMNTSIFVKNAPSYAGLGFGGEGPTSYTIAGPTGEGPTTARTFTRRRRCVLVDYFRII, from the coding sequence CTGATGAACGAGGCGATCGTGTCGGCAGGCGGGCCGGCGAATGTTCTCTGCTGCATGGCTGACCCCACGATCGATACGGGCAAGGCGCTGATGAAGCACGACGGGATCGGGCTTCTAGTAGTAACCGGAGGGCCAGCCGTCGTCAAGGTTGCGATGGCCTCGGGCAAGAAAGTGATCGCCGCAGGCCCAGGCAATCCGCCGGTTGTGGTTGACGAGACAGCTGATTTGGAGCTCGCGGCGCGGGAGATAGTCAATGGAGCGAGCTTCGACCACAACGTGCTATGCGTGTCAGAGAAGGAGATATTCGTTGTCGGGAGCGTGGCCGACGAGCTGAAGCGCGGGATGGCCGCCAATGGTGCCTACGAGCTATCGCCGGATGAGCTCGCCGCAGTCCTGAAGGTCGTCTATACCGACTACGAGCCGAGCAAGTATGTTAAAAACCTCACCGTCAACCGCAAGCTCATCGGCCGCCACGCCTCAAAGATTATGCAGGCCGCTGGCCTCTCGCTGGCCCAGGGCAAACGGCTCCTCATCGTCGAGACCGACCGGCAGCATCCGCTGGTGATGCGCGAGATGCTGATGCCGCTTGTGCCGCTCGTCCGCGCGAGAAACGTTGATGATGCAATCGATTGGGCCTACCTGGCCGAGCAGAACTGCTTCCACACGGCGATGATGTACTCGCGAAACATTGCCAACCTGAGCAGAATGGCCTCGCGCATGAATACGAGCATATTCGTCAAGAACGCCCCTTCATACGCTGGGCTGGGCTTCGGCGGCGAGGGTCCCACGTCATACACGATTGCGGGGCCGACCGGCGAGGGTCCAACGACGGCTCGCACCTTCACGAGGCGCCGGCGCTGCGTGCTGGTGGATTACTTCCGGATTATTTAG
- the rplS gene encoding 50S ribosomal protein L19, whose protein sequence is MQKTDFAEEAYLKKDIPEFAVGDTLRVYVKVREGDKERLQPFEGLVIKRRGSRLGETFTVRRVTHGVGVERVFPLNSPNIGRIDVKRMGHVRRAKLYYVRKLRGKAARVKEKKRTQATSKLQ, encoded by the coding sequence TTGCAGAAAACAGACTTTGCGGAAGAAGCGTATCTAAAGAAAGATATACCGGAGTTTGCCGTCGGGGATACACTCCGGGTCTATGTGAAGGTCAGGGAGGGCGACAAGGAGCGACTCCAGCCGTTCGAGGGGCTCGTAATCAAGCGTCGGGGGTCCCGCCTGGGAGAAACCTTCACCGTCCGACGCGTTACGCACGGCGTCGGCGTGGAGCGGGTCTTTCCGCTCAACAGCCCGAACATCGGCCGGATCGATGTCAAGCGCATGGGCCATGTCCGGCGGGCGAAGCTCTACTACGTTAGGAAACTTCGAGGTAAGGCAGCCAGAGTCAAAGAGAAAAAAAGAACTCAAGCGACGAGTAAGCTCCAATAA
- the rpsP gene encoding 30S ribosomal protein S16 — translation MAVKMRLTRVGKKKKPFYRVVVCDSRVPRQGRYLDLVGTYDPLKEPSEIKLDHDKIRTWLSKGVQPTVTVKRLLRITGFYSEPKEDSVNAQSEV, via the coding sequence ATGGCAGTTAAGATGCGGCTTACTCGTGTGGGTAAGAAAAAGAAGCCGTTCTACAGAGTGGTGGTTTGCGATTCTCGGGTGCCTCGGCAAGGCCGGTATCTCGATTTGGTGGGGACGTATGACCCTCTCAAGGAGCCTTCGGAGATAAAGCTGGACCACGACAAGATTCGCACTTGGCTATCTAAGGGCGTTCAGCCGACAGTTACTGTCAAGAGACTACTCAGGATTACTGGTTTTTACTCGGAGCCCAAGGAAGATTCAGTTAATGCGCAAAGTGAGGTTTGA